A genomic window from Companilactobacillus pabuli includes:
- a CDS encoding GlsB/YeaQ/YmgE family stress response membrane protein: protein MHWLWVLIIGAIIGTIAGAITSKGKSMGWIANIVAGLVGSSIGEAILGSWGPQLAGMAIIPSIIGAVIVVALVSFFVGKSKN from the coding sequence ATGCATTGGTTATGGGTTTTAATTATTGGTGCCATCATTGGTACTATTGCTGGAGCAATTACTAGCAAAGGAAAATCAATGGGGTGGATTGCTAATATTGTTGCCGGATTAGTTGGTTCCTCTATTGGAGAAGCTATACTGGGATCTTGGGGCCCTCAATTAGCCGGAATGGCAATTATTCCTTCAATTATTGGAGCAGTAATTGTTGTTGCTTTAGTTTCTTTCTTTGTCGGTAAATCAAAGAATTAG
- a CDS encoding DUF4355 domain-containing protein, producing the protein MMKTNLQFFADPNPEPKPNDSNPNPDGKNPKPAGKTYTQDDIGKMMASKAKEVESNLRDDFEKELKQKEQEWLEKGEKRASMNASEKAQADLEEQRQALKEQQDRLQEKLDEADRKDALAATKTVLTDKHIPAEFAEFISDVKEDVRNNNLDKCQELLFGTS; encoded by the coding sequence ATGATGAAAACAAATTTGCAATTTTTTGCTGATCCTAACCCAGAACCTAAGCCAAACGATTCCAACCCAAATCCTGATGGTAAAAATCCAAAGCCAGCTGGCAAGACCTACACACAGGATGATATTGGAAAGATGATGGCCTCTAAGGCTAAAGAAGTAGAAAGCAATCTGCGGGATGATTTTGAAAAGGAGCTTAAGCAAAAGGAACAAGAATGGCTTGAAAAGGGTGAAAAACGAGCCAGCATGAATGCTAGTGAGAAGGCCCAAGCCGATTTAGAAGAGCAACGACAAGCCTTAAAAGAACAGCAAGACCGTCTTCAAGAAAAATTAGATGAAGCTGATCGTAAGGATGCTTTAGCTGCAACTAAAACTGTTCTAACTGACAAGCACATTCCAGCTGAATTTGCGGAGTTTATTAGTGATGTTAAAGAAGATGTTCGTAACAATAACTTAGATAAGTGTCAAGAATTATTGTTTGGGACGAGTTAA
- a CDS encoding YveK family protein, producing MESEQNISMMQIVGILRKHIKAIFGTTIVVTLAAIFVTFFVMTPKYSATTQILVNRKLSEDMQSAQFQQVQADVQMISTYKDIITSPTVLKDVNKKVSSYPGYPGSMGALKGSLSISNSQNSQVFSVTAKSTDAGTAAAIANMTAKVFKKKVVKIMSVNNVSIVSEAETNTKPVSPRKTLNVLVGIVLGLILGVALAFVREITDRTVTTQNFLTDDLGLTSLGTVSEIDQKDIERAAEQVVEHKKVQSKLSINKSSRNHRRV from the coding sequence GTGGAATCAGAACAAAATATTAGTATGATGCAGATCGTAGGCATCTTACGCAAACATATAAAAGCAATTTTCGGGACAACTATTGTTGTTACTTTGGCAGCGATTTTTGTTACCTTTTTCGTTATGACACCAAAATATAGCGCTACTACACAAATTTTGGTCAATCGTAAATTATCAGAGGACATGCAATCGGCACAGTTCCAGCAGGTTCAGGCTGATGTTCAGATGATCAGTACTTATAAGGATATTATTACTAGTCCTACTGTTTTAAAAGATGTTAATAAGAAAGTTAGCAGCTATCCTGGTTATCCAGGTTCTATGGGAGCATTGAAAGGATCACTATCGATTAGTAATTCTCAAAATTCTCAAGTGTTTTCAGTAACAGCTAAATCTACAGATGCTGGCACAGCGGCAGCAATTGCCAATATGACAGCTAAGGTTTTTAAGAAAAAGGTTGTTAAAATTATGAGTGTTAACAATGTTTCAATTGTCTCTGAAGCTGAAACGAATACTAAACCTGTCAGTCCTAGAAAGACTTTGAACGTTTTGGTTGGTATTGTTTTAGGGTTGATTTTAGGTGTTGCATTAGCATTTGTTCGTGAAATAACTGATAGAACAGTTACAACGCAGAATTTCTTAACAGATGATTTAGGGCTAACTAGTTTAGGCACAGTTAGTGAAATTGATCAAAAAGACATTGAAAGAGCTGCTGAACAAGTCGTTGAACATAAGAAAGTTCAATCTAAGTTGAGTATTAATAAATCATCAAGAAATCATAGAAGGGTCTAG
- a CDS encoding CpsD/CapB family tyrosine-protein kinase encodes MALFKKKTTKLDNYSQKNGVGLVTYDDPTSKISEQFNTIRTNIQFSSVDKKLNSILFTSSAPSEGKSTVSNNVAVTWAKQGETVVLVDTDLRRPTIHKTFNVSNRVGLSSYLLGNASFEDVVQPTMVKNLFVITSGPIPPNPSELLGSMRNKDLINRLEDKFGLLIMDAPPANSVTDAQVLATQVDGVVMVVPQGIAEKAGVAHAKQLLDTVHANILGVIMNRVTKEKSQGYYGGYYGGYYGGYYGAEKEK; translated from the coding sequence ATGGCATTATTTAAGAAGAAAACTACAAAGTTAGATAATTATAGTCAGAAAAATGGTGTTGGCTTGGTTACTTATGATGACCCTACCAGTAAGATTTCAGAACAATTTAATACGATTAGAACTAATATCCAATTTTCATCTGTAGATAAAAAATTAAATTCAATTTTATTCACTTCATCTGCTCCATCTGAAGGTAAGTCTACAGTAAGTAATAATGTTGCAGTAACTTGGGCTAAACAAGGTGAAACGGTTGTGTTAGTTGATACCGATCTTCGTCGTCCGACAATTCATAAAACTTTTAATGTAAGTAATAGGGTCGGACTTTCAAGTTACTTATTGGGAAATGCTTCATTTGAGGATGTCGTTCAACCAACAATGGTTAAAAATTTATTCGTTATTACTAGTGGGCCGATTCCGCCTAATCCCTCAGAATTATTAGGTAGTATGAGAAATAAGGACTTAATCAATCGCCTTGAGGACAAATTTGGACTATTAATAATGGATGCTCCACCTGCTAATTCGGTTACTGATGCGCAAGTTCTTGCTACTCAAGTAGATGGTGTCGTAATGGTTGTGCCTCAAGGGATTGCTGAAAAAGCTGGGGTTGCACATGCTAAACAATTATTAGATACAGTTCATGCTAATATTTTGGGTGTAATTATGAATCGTGTCACAAAAGAAAAGTCACAAGGCTATTATGGTGGATACTATGGTGGTTATTATGGCGGATACTATGGAGCTGAGAAAGAGAAATGA
- a CDS encoding tyrosine-protein phosphatase, whose amino-acid sequence MKLIDLHCHILPGVDDGSKDMQMSLDLAKAAVDQGITNSLVTPHHMDGEYTNHKQDVIRKTNEFQKALDNAGIPLSVFASQEVHLTGELMDAIAKDDILFMDETNRYILLEMPHDGIPEYTADMIFDLTTRGITPVIAHPERNQGIQEDPDKLYDFVKMGCLTQLTSSSYLGVFGKKVQTLTEEIIKANLGFIFSSDAHNFKGRSYLMKEAFEKLEKEEGLRKAQLFNLNARNIINGDDIGDTDFVKISTLSKKKKKFWLF is encoded by the coding sequence ATGAAATTAATTGATTTGCATTGCCACATATTGCCAGGCGTTGATGATGGTTCCAAAGATATGCAGATGTCATTAGATTTGGCTAAGGCAGCTGTAGATCAAGGAATTACCAATAGTTTGGTAACTCCTCACCATATGGATGGGGAATACACTAATCACAAACAAGATGTGATCAGAAAGACTAATGAATTTCAAAAAGCTTTAGATAATGCGGGAATACCGTTGAGTGTGTTTGCTAGTCAAGAAGTTCATCTAACAGGGGAACTAATGGATGCCATTGCTAAAGATGATATTCTGTTCATGGATGAAACTAATCGTTATATATTGTTAGAGATGCCACATGATGGTATTCCTGAGTATACAGCGGATATGATTTTTGATTTAACTACCCGTGGTATAACCCCGGTTATTGCCCATCCAGAGCGTAATCAAGGGATTCAGGAAGATCCTGATAAATTATATGATTTCGTTAAAATGGGATGTTTAACACAATTGACAAGTAGTAGTTATCTTGGTGTTTTTGGTAAGAAGGTCCAAACACTTACTGAAGAAATTATTAAAGCCAATTTAGGATTTATTTTTTCATCGGATGCCCATAATTTTAAGGGACGTAGTTATTTAATGAAAGAAGCCTTTGAGAAGTTAGAAAAAGAAGAGGGACTTCGCAAAGCTCAATTATTTAATCTTAATGCAAGAAATATCATCAATGGTGATGACATTGGTGATACAGACTTTGTTAAGATTTCAACGTTATCTAAGAAAAAGAAAAAATTTTGGTTATTTTAA
- a CDS encoding sugar transferase has translation MKYFDGKSDNVTINLDYQDKRYIYRGSKRIFDFVASLFGLTILSPLFLIVAIAIKVEDPKGPVFYSQVRLGKKQSPFKMYKFRSMIVDADKHLKELLSENEVDGAMFKMKEDPRVTKVGRFIRKYSIDELPQLVNVLLGNMSLVGPRPPLPREVAEYTEYDKQRLAVKPGCTGLWQISGRNNVGFSEMVELDLSYINKRSIMFDLSVLIKTVAVFIKPNGAY, from the coding sequence TTGAAATATTTTGATGGCAAAAGTGACAACGTTACCATTAATCTTGACTATCAAGATAAAAGGTATATTTATCGAGGATCTAAAAGAATATTTGACTTTGTTGCAAGCTTATTTGGATTAACTATTTTATCACCTTTATTTCTAATTGTTGCAATCGCAATAAAAGTGGAAGACCCAAAAGGACCAGTATTTTATTCACAAGTTCGTTTGGGTAAGAAGCAAAGTCCATTTAAAATGTATAAATTTCGTTCGATGATTGTTGATGCGGATAAACATTTGAAAGAATTACTGAGTGAAAATGAAGTTGATGGTGCTATGTTTAAAATGAAAGAAGATCCTCGTGTAACTAAAGTGGGACGATTTATTAGAAAGTATAGTATCGATGAACTTCCACAGTTAGTAAATGTTTTATTGGGAAATATGAGTTTGGTTGGTCCAAGACCACCATTGCCTCGCGAAGTTGCAGAATATACAGAGTATGATAAGCAGAGATTGGCGGTAAAACCTGGATGCACAGGCTTATGGCAAATTAGTGGACGTAATAATGTAGGATTTTCAGAAATGGTTGAATTGGATTTGAGCTATATAAATAAGCGAAGTATCATGTTTGACTTAAGCGTATTGATAAAAACCGTTGCGGTTTTTATTAAACCTAACGGTGCATACTAA
- a CDS encoding polysaccharide biosynthesis C-terminal domain-containing protein, with translation MVSWMLTDKWLPAVPYMQIACIFLTLYPINIVNLQTILAVGKSSIYLRLNIIKKGIGFITIISSIPFGPYAMASSDILVGVLAILTNVSANKKLFGYSFYELGKDCIPNAIMSLIMFFSVHIVGLLYQGISSTFGILCIQILVGGGVYVILSMLLNSSDFEYLLSILKIRH, from the coding sequence TTGGTCAGTTGGATGTTGACTGATAAGTGGTTACCGGCTGTTCCATATATGCAAATTGCATGTATATTTTTGACGCTATATCCAATTAATATAGTTAATCTTCAGACAATATTGGCTGTGGGGAAGAGTAGTATATATTTAAGGCTTAATATTATTAAAAAAGGAATTGGATTTATTACAATTATTTCAAGTATTCCGTTTGGTCCGTATGCAATGGCTTCAAGTGATATTCTTGTTGGCGTTTTAGCAATATTAACGAATGTTTCTGCCAATAAAAAATTATTTGGTTATTCTTTCTATGAACTAGGTAAAGATTGCATACCTAATGCAATTATGTCCCTGATTATGTTTTTCAGTGTTCATATTGTTGGATTACTTTATCAAGGGATTTCTAGTACCTTTGGTATATTATGTATCCAGATATTAGTTGGAGGAGGAGTATACGTCATATTGTCGATGTTATTAAATTCGTCTGATTTCGAATATCTATTAAGCATTTTGAAAATACGACATTAA
- a CDS encoding LCP family protein, with amino-acid sequence MQYRRKKHALRNVFLSVILLIVLGGAAYGMTRYRGVKNSVNSSFKPSGVTKERDVSSALKNKKPVSILLMGTDTGALGRDYKGRTDSMMVITLNPSKNKTTVTSIPRDTAVNIPGYKSVSPAKINAAYSYGQTKTAIKTVQKLLNIPIDFYALINMGGMEKVINQANGVDVTPTLSFKYEGFSFTKGEKTHMNGKKALAYSRMRYDDPQGDYGRQTRQRAVLTALVHKSSSVSTLLNQSFINSLSDQTQTDLTFDELTALAKDYNSVRKHTSETHLQGNGEEVAKQSMEVMKESELQRVTNFIRENLDLPHAKTGNIQFEPSTQSSTTTKSVQDINNIGSQRSTTGTSNKNSTGTNSGSGISNSGYSNSGY; translated from the coding sequence ATGCAGTATCGTCGAAAAAAGCATGCGTTGAGAAACGTTTTTCTATCAGTTATTTTATTGATAGTTTTGGGTGGAGCAGCTTATGGTATGACACGTTATCGTGGTGTAAAGAATTCAGTTAATAGTTCTTTTAAACCGTCTGGTGTTACAAAAGAACGTGATGTAAGTAGTGCTTTGAAAAACAAAAAGCCAGTATCTATTCTTTTGATGGGTACCGATACCGGTGCGTTGGGACGTGATTACAAGGGTCGTACGGATAGTATGATGGTAATTACATTAAATCCAAGTAAAAATAAAACAACAGTAACAAGTATTCCACGTGATACTGCTGTTAATATACCTGGTTATAAGTCAGTTTCACCAGCTAAAATTAATGCTGCATATTCCTATGGTCAAACTAAGACGGCAATTAAAACCGTTCAAAAACTTTTGAATATTCCAATTGATTTTTACGCACTTATTAATATGGGTGGTATGGAAAAGGTTATTAATCAAGCTAATGGTGTTGATGTAACACCAACTTTAAGCTTTAAGTATGAAGGATTTTCATTTACAAAAGGTGAAAAGACTCATATGAATGGTAAGAAAGCTTTAGCATATTCACGTATGCGTTATGATGATCCACAAGGTGATTATGGACGTCAAACTCGTCAACGAGCTGTACTTACTGCTTTGGTACATAAGAGTAGTTCAGTATCTACGTTATTAAACCAAAGCTTTATTAACTCATTATCTGATCAAACACAAACTGATTTGACATTCGATGAATTAACTGCCCTTGCTAAGGATTATAATTCAGTTAGAAAACATACTTCAGAGACTCATTTGCAAGGTAATGGAGAAGAAGTTGCAAAACAAAGTATGGAAGTTATGAAGGAATCCGAATTACAACGAGTTACAAACTTTATTCGTGAGAATTTAGATTTGCCACATGCTAAGACAGGTAATATTCAGTTTGAGCCTTCTACACAAAGTTCAACAACAACTAAGTCGGTTCAAGATATCAATAATATTGGTTCACAACGTTCAACCACGGGAACATCCAATAAGAATAGTACTGGAACAAATAGTGGTTCTGGTATAAGCAATAGTGGATATTCTAACTCAGGTTATTAA
- a CDS encoding winged helix-turn-helix domain-containing protein, which yields MSNDKTLQEAMKRAKQDFVEPKGYIALIDLGDKSLNGNPTQVFSAIYNRLGLSVQNGEDFFDRKENRYYVVYTYSDLAELINQSTKTISRIMDKLVEAGLIFRKKCFNGTYKLFPSLPDAIKEKFLGHSKKDVATDAPQQVESADTTPADKKSSSNKTNSLLNYLNFNHLKLCSNNTNNSKINENIDNVEIAAEESTLLSYGMPQNLIDTLVSLSYGSAKKLTNYAKLIMNAKKKVYRDLNYRKEPLARTATMFETNEFIKDRINREVSRIILYVGKKYHDQESMDKVMFTSFKNFFQECFDLLKMYGSIENQTSLVC from the coding sequence ATGTCTAACGATAAAACACTACAAGAAGCGATGAAGAGAGCTAAACAAGATTTTGTTGAACCGAAGGGATACATTGCATTGATTGATTTAGGAGACAAATCTCTTAATGGAAATCCAACTCAAGTTTTCTCAGCTATTTATAATCGACTTGGCTTAAGTGTCCAAAATGGAGAAGACTTCTTCGATCGTAAAGAAAATCGATACTACGTTGTATACACTTATTCCGATTTGGCAGAGTTGATCAATCAATCAACTAAAACTATCTCAAGAATCATGGACAAACTAGTTGAAGCAGGATTAATCTTCAGAAAGAAATGCTTTAACGGAACTTACAAATTATTTCCATCTTTGCCTGATGCTATTAAAGAAAAGTTCTTAGGTCATTCCAAAAAAGACGTTGCAACAGATGCTCCTCAACAAGTAGAAAGCGCTGATACAACACCTGCGGACAAAAAGTCTTCTTCGAACAAGACAAATAGTCTACTTAATTACTTGAACTTCAATCACTTGAAATTATGTTCTAATAATACTAATAATTCTAAAATTAACGAAAATATCGACAATGTCGAAATAGCTGCCGAAGAAAGCACTCTTTTATCATATGGAATGCCTCAAAACCTAATAGACACTTTGGTTAGTCTTTCTTACGGAAGTGCTAAAAAACTGACTAACTATGCTAAATTGATTATGAACGCTAAGAAGAAAGTTTATCGAGATCTGAATTATCGTAAGGAACCTCTAGCAAGAACGGCAACAATGTTTGAAACTAATGAATTTATTAAAGACCGAATCAATCGTGAAGTTTCTAGAATTATTTTGTATGTTGGTAAAAAGTATCATGATCAAGAATCAATGGATAAAGTTATGTTTACATCGTTTAAAAATTTCTTCCAAGAATGCTTTGACTTATTAAAAATGTACGGCTCTATTGAGAATCAGACAAGTCTCGTTTGTTAA
- a CDS encoding ParA family protein gives MTAKVLSFLNFKGGVGKTSTTALTSYNLAKLGYKVLAIDFDPQANLTSLFLKTKSIKTNDEIITIETSLMTAVNDDLDLKDIAISIDENLSLIPNAVDFSMYNRYLDKNIKTEQDKVDFFKNKIESLKKDYDFIFIDVPPTISLPNDTAFNACDQIIVVLQTQERSLSGAEVLIDYLQKTLIDDFNSDVDVMGILPVLSKRNAAVDEEILNSAESEFGKDNIFQHKIMIMERIKRMDMTGITDNKKDVWDKKVHAAFTGVAKEIIERLGE, from the coding sequence ATGACTGCGAAAGTATTATCTTTTTTGAACTTTAAGGGTGGCGTTGGAAAAACAAGTACTACAGCTTTAACAAGTTATAACCTGGCCAAATTAGGTTATAAGGTTTTGGCAATTGATTTTGATCCTCAGGCTAACTTAACATCTTTATTTTTAAAGACTAAAAGTATCAAAACAAATGATGAAATCATTACAATTGAAACTTCACTTATGACAGCTGTGAATGATGATCTTGACTTGAAGGATATTGCAATTTCAATCGATGAGAATTTATCATTGATTCCTAACGCAGTGGACTTCAGTATGTATAACCGATACTTGGATAAGAATATTAAAACTGAGCAGGATAAAGTAGATTTCTTTAAAAATAAGATTGAATCTTTGAAGAAAGATTATGACTTTATTTTTATTGATGTTCCGCCAACAATTTCGTTGCCAAATGACACTGCATTTAATGCTTGTGATCAGATCATCGTCGTTTTACAAACACAAGAAAGATCATTGTCAGGTGCAGAAGTGTTAATTGATTATCTACAAAAAACATTGATTGATGATTTTAATTCTGATGTTGATGTCATGGGTATCTTACCTGTTTTGTCAAAACGTAATGCGGCAGTTGATGAAGAAATTTTAAATTCAGCCGAATCTGAATTTGGTAAAGATAATATTTTCCAGCATAAAATTATGATCATGGAAAGAATCAAACGTATGGATATGACCGGTATTACCGATAATAAAAAAGACGTTTGGGACAAAAAGGTACATGCAGCATTTACGGGTGTGGCTAAAGAAATAATCGAAAGGTTAGGTGAATAG
- a CDS encoding DUF5388 domain-containing protein, translating into MGMLKHDDKKISKPKKSTLERGTKVVVENQVKRKDVVDMPDSGVTFPVNVRVDNHIRNKISALLNLGMAKSQKELVKQLVENEIDRLPESDKSRFDRMFEILEEKDNMKN; encoded by the coding sequence ATGGGGATGCTGAAACACGATGACAAAAAAATTTCAAAACCAAAGAAATCTACGCTTGAGCGTGGCACCAAGGTTGTCGTTGAGAACCAAGTAAAGAGAAAAGATGTCGTTGACATGCCAGACTCTGGTGTTACTTTCCCAGTAAATGTTCGAGTGGATAATCATATTAGAAACAAAATATCGGCTCTGTTGAACCTGGGTATGGCGAAATCTCAAAAAGAATTAGTCAAACAGTTGGTTGAGAATGAAATAGACAGATTGCCGGAAAGTGATAAGAGTAGATTTGATAGGATGTTTGAAATTTTGGAAGAAAAAGATAATATGAAGAACTAA
- a CDS encoding ParA family protein, giving the protein MNGKTLLNFNFKGGVGKTTLTVMETYLLGQEGKKVLLIDFDPQGNATEIMKETYKADLKPELSLYEGLLGGNLSKSIVSVTNQIDMIPTDWTLSLWIGAVEKVNRVKRNILLPQMLSKLKQNYDYIFIDVPPTINVFTNNAIMASDFISIVLQTQKQSYTSSLKTATHLGELREQYNGSFQLVGVILYLMKPRAKVDTEISAQAKDFFGEGVFSNSIRTQERVKTFANEGIRNKDHWDKRAIQMYQMVLNEQILRIQQLEE; this is encoded by the coding sequence ATGAATGGGAAAACACTATTAAACTTCAACTTTAAAGGTGGCGTTGGTAAGACCACCTTGACTGTAATGGAAACCTATTTATTGGGTCAAGAGGGGAAAAAAGTACTACTTATAGATTTCGATCCCCAGGGAAATGCAACTGAAATTATGAAGGAGACTTATAAAGCCGATTTAAAGCCGGAACTTTCATTATATGAGGGCCTTCTTGGAGGGAATTTGTCTAAATCTATTGTGTCTGTTACAAACCAAATTGATATGATTCCTACAGATTGGACATTGTCTTTATGGATTGGTGCTGTAGAAAAAGTTAATCGGGTTAAACGTAATATTCTATTACCACAAATGCTTTCAAAGTTAAAACAAAATTACGATTATATTTTTATTGACGTACCACCAACAATAAATGTCTTTACTAATAACGCAATCATGGCTTCAGATTTCATCTCAATTGTCTTACAAACTCAAAAGCAGTCATATACAAGTTCTTTAAAAACAGCTACGCATTTAGGTGAACTACGTGAACAATACAATGGAAGTTTTCAGTTAGTTGGTGTCATATTGTACTTAATGAAGCCACGTGCAAAAGTTGATACTGAAATTTCTGCACAAGCAAAAGACTTTTTTGGCGAAGGGGTCTTTTCAAACTCAATTAGAACTCAAGAACGGGTTAAAACGTTTGCTAATGAAGGAATACGGAATAAAGACCATTGGGATAAAAGAGCAATCCAAATGTACCAAATGGTTCTTAATGAACAAATACTTAGAATTCAACAGTTAGAGGAGTAA
- a CDS encoding replication initiator protein A, producing the protein MTKSTNFNYYEADNVYGALFFQFPKVLMYGEQYNHLSSDAKLAYMVLKDRLEYSLRNHWVDEEDHVYFIFTNQELINLFNCSEHKVIKIKAELKSTGLLLQKQMGFNPKTKKNEPNRLYLSKLDVKATDVYLRGEYGQKKPETLATSGTAKNAVPQETVETLATSGTAKNAVPQETVEKSPQTLATSGSAKNAVNLYKDSKNIDTNRYNIDTQKLDFSTANFSQAEIQKQNQDLVNHANDFLTDEDSGLPVFLEPEAVQLLSFWCRTPQQMRRFIGIILNAKYAVEKEHKDLGVWILLDDPDLKKMMTKTLRRYFNALRSDEKHIKNVENYLYGTMQNLFGVWWNQQAAREYAAKHPKEQNIDNERS; encoded by the coding sequence ATGACAAAATCAACAAATTTTAATTACTATGAAGCAGATAATGTATATGGAGCCTTATTTTTCCAGTTTCCTAAGGTATTAATGTATGGCGAGCAATACAATCATTTAAGCAGTGATGCTAAATTGGCTTATATGGTACTGAAGGACCGGCTAGAGTACTCTTTGCGTAATCATTGGGTTGATGAAGAAGATCACGTCTACTTTATTTTTACCAATCAAGAATTAATTAATCTGTTTAACTGCTCAGAACATAAAGTTATTAAAATAAAAGCTGAACTTAAATCAACTGGCCTACTCTTACAAAAGCAAATGGGATTTAACCCAAAGACTAAAAAGAATGAACCGAATCGTCTATACCTTTCTAAACTCGATGTAAAAGCTACTGATGTTTATTTAAGGGGCGAATATGGGCAAAAAAAGCCTGAAACCCTTGCTACAAGCGGAACTGCAAAAAATGCAGTTCCGCAAGAGACCGTTGAAACCCTTGCTACAAGCGGAACTGCAAAAAATGCAGTTCCGCAAGAGACCGTTGAAAAAAGCCCTCAAACCCTTGCTACAAGTGGAAGTGCAAAAAATGCAGTTAATCTATATAAAGACTCTAAAAACATAGATACTAATAGATACAATATAGATACTCAAAAGTTGGACTTTTCCACAGCCAATTTCTCACAAGCAGAAATTCAAAAGCAAAACCAGGATTTGGTGAACCATGCTAATGACTTCTTAACTGATGAAGACAGTGGCTTACCGGTTTTCTTAGAACCAGAAGCCGTGCAATTACTTAGCTTCTGGTGCCGAACTCCGCAACAAATGCGGCGCTTTATTGGCATTATCTTAAACGCCAAATATGCTGTTGAAAAAGAACATAAGGATTTAGGCGTATGGATTCTATTAGATGACCCTGATTTAAAAAAAATGATGACCAAAACATTAAGACGCTATTTTAATGCCCTAAGAAGCGATGAGAAACATATCAAGAATGTTGAGAACTACCTGTACGGCACCATGCAAAACCTATTTGGTGTTTGGTGGAACCAACAAGCAGCTAGAGAATATGCGGCCAAACACCCTAAAGAACAAAATATTGATAACGAGCGTTCTTGA
- a CDS encoding Fic family protein, which yields MAKTRTYMDKYKFTAAENQRFARANFTKLVHTNARFEGVNTTLPQTQTIMDGMSVAGVPVEDVLTIVNLKRGWQYITAQNSPLTLTMEKQINKIVAAEDALVPGELRQGKGGVNLGSEDFFEPPLINEKQEQSFLQKILADPRTTITDKALTVMYHNMRQQIFWDGNKRTATLSANKIMIDGGAGLINVPLDKWDQWNELIANYYQTNDMTKIKQWTYDNGIQGLQIRANKKLSANELNQMYKQLKKRIN from the coding sequence ATGGCTAAAACTCGAACATATATGGACAAGTATAAATTCACAGCTGCAGAAAACCAACGGTTTGCCCGAGCAAACTTTACCAAGTTAGTGCATACTAATGCTCGTTTTGAAGGCGTTAATACCACTTTGCCACAAACACAAACTATTATGGACGGTATGAGCGTAGCAGGAGTACCTGTTGAAGATGTTTTGACGATTGTTAATTTAAAGCGTGGGTGGCAATATATCACTGCTCAAAATTCCCCTTTAACGTTAACCATGGAAAAACAAATCAACAAGATTGTGGCAGCGGAAGACGCCTTAGTACCGGGAGAATTACGTCAAGGGAAAGGAGGAGTTAATTTAGGTAGTGAAGACTTTTTTGAACCGCCTTTAATTAACGAAAAACAAGAACAATCCTTTTTACAAAAAATCTTGGCTGATCCACGAACGACGATTACTGATAAAGCATTAACTGTCATGTATCATAATATGCGTCAACAAATCTTTTGGGACGGGAACAAAAGGACGGCGACTTTAAGTGCTAATAAAATTATGATTGACGGTGGTGCAGGCTTAATCAATGTGCCGTTAGATAAGTGGGATCAATGGAACGAACTAATTGCCAATTATTATCAGACTAATGACATGACTAAAATTAAACAGTGGACATATGATAATGGTATTCAAGGATTACAAATTCGAGCAAACAAAAAATTAAGTGCTAATGAATTAAACCAGATGTACAAGCAACTAAAAAAACGGATAAATTAG